The following coding sequences lie in one Hydrogenophaga sp. PBL-H3 genomic window:
- a CDS encoding pseudouridine synthase → MVTAPASRLICFNKPYGVLSQFTPEGRWRGLKDFIDIPGVYVAGRLDADSEGLLLLTNDGQLQARISDPRHKMEKTYWVQVEGVPDEAALAALRQGVQLNDGPTRPARARAMSEPAALWDRNPPVRVRQSIPTSWLELVITEGRNRQVRRMTAAVRHPTLRLIRAAIGPHALQDLAPGALRG, encoded by the coding sequence ATGGTTACGGCCCCCGCTTCTCGCTTGATCTGTTTCAACAAGCCCTATGGCGTCTTGAGCCAGTTCACCCCTGAGGGGCGCTGGCGCGGCCTCAAAGACTTCATCGACATCCCGGGCGTTTACGTGGCCGGCCGGCTCGACGCCGACAGCGAGGGCCTGCTGCTGCTGACCAACGACGGCCAACTGCAGGCCCGTATCAGCGATCCGCGCCACAAGATGGAAAAAACCTACTGGGTGCAGGTGGAGGGCGTGCCAGACGAGGCCGCCCTGGCGGCCTTGCGCCAGGGCGTGCAGCTCAACGACGGCCCCACCCGCCCGGCCCGCGCGCGCGCCATGTCCGAGCCGGCTGCGCTGTGGGACCGCAATCCACCCGTGCGCGTTCGCCAGTCCATCCCCACCAGCTGGCTGGAGCTGGTGATCACGGAAGGCCGCAACCGCCAGGTGCGCCGCATGACCGCCGCCGTGCGCCACCCCACGCTGCGCCTCATCCGCGCGGCCATCGGGCCGCACGCGCTGCAAGACCTGGCGCCCGGCGCCCTGCGCGGCTGA
- a CDS encoding nucleotidyltransferase domain-containing protein, giving the protein MFPKVRQRVLAVLFGTPDRSFYANELIAIAQSGKGAVQRELAGLCEAGLITARKQGNQKHYQANVASPVFAELRGLVLKTMGLGDVLRAALAPLAPTIQLAFVFGSMASQQDTAQSDVDLLIVSPSLRYGEVFGALETASQTLGRTVNPTIYTPEEFERRAAQDNAFVTRVMQQPRIWLIGEEEPTHDTTT; this is encoded by the coding sequence TTGTTTCCAAAGGTCCGGCAACGGGTACTGGCCGTCCTGTTTGGCACACCGGACCGCAGCTTCTACGCCAATGAATTGATCGCGATTGCTCAGTCGGGCAAGGGTGCTGTGCAGCGCGAGCTAGCGGGCCTGTGCGAGGCAGGCCTCATCACAGCGCGCAAACAGGGCAACCAGAAGCACTACCAGGCCAACGTGGCTTCTCCGGTGTTTGCCGAGCTGCGAGGGCTGGTGCTCAAGACCATGGGGCTGGGTGATGTGTTGCGTGCCGCGCTGGCGCCTCTGGCGCCAACGATCCAATTGGCTTTTGTGTTTGGCTCCATGGCCAGCCAACAGGACACTGCGCAAAGCGACGTGGACCTTTTGATCGTGAGTCCCAGTCTGCGCTATGGGGAGGTGTTTGGCGCACTGGAGACCGCCAGCCAAACGCTGGGGCGCACGGTGAACCCCACGATCTATACCCCCGAGGAGTTTGAGCGACGTGCAGCCCAAGACAATGCGTTCGTCACACGTGTGATGCAACAGCCCAGGATATGGCTGATCGGCGAGGAGGAGCCGACCCATGACACAACCACTTGA
- a CDS encoding tellurite resistance TerB family protein, translating to MLNNLKDLFDNLVASLTAPAGAQLPAEQEHTLQLSTAVLLVEVMRADPDVKASERDAVINALRRKFALADDELDRLMELAHETARTAYDYQRFTGLMNERFTQAQKISVVEAMWEVAFADQHLDANEHHVISKVAGLLHVTHGEYIAAKLHAQAASGGH from the coding sequence ATGCTCAACAACCTCAAAGACCTGTTCGACAACCTCGTCGCAAGCCTCACCGCGCCGGCCGGCGCCCAGCTGCCCGCCGAGCAGGAGCACACGCTGCAACTGTCCACCGCCGTGCTGCTGGTGGAGGTGATGCGGGCCGATCCCGATGTGAAGGCCAGCGAGCGCGATGCGGTCATCAACGCGCTGCGGCGCAAGTTCGCGCTGGCCGACGACGAGCTGGATCGCCTGATGGAACTGGCCCACGAGACCGCCCGCACCGCCTACGACTACCAGCGATTCACCGGCCTGATGAACGAGCGCTTCACCCAGGCGCAGAAGATCAGCGTGGTCGAAGCCATGTGGGAAGTGGCGTTCGCCGACCAGCACCTCGATGCCAACGAGCACCATGTGATCAGCAAGGTGGCGGGTCTGCTGCATGTGACGCACGGTGAATACATTGCGGCCAAACTGCACGCCCAGGCCGCTTCTGGCGGCCACTGA
- a CDS encoding RcnB family protein has product MKPRNLVVYAIAAATLSVSSLSFAQGYGQGERFDAPRMQRVDDRRDDRRDFREDRRDDRRDFRQERREDRRDYRHDRRADHRDYRHGAQPRYYYQARGPEFQRGRYIPYEYRSRQYVVVNPRQHHLYAPPRGQQWVQVGGDYVLVAIATGLIVNLILNN; this is encoded by the coding sequence ATGAAACCCCGAAATCTTGTTGTGTACGCCATCGCTGCCGCCACGCTGAGCGTCAGCTCCCTGTCCTTCGCGCAGGGTTATGGCCAGGGCGAGCGCTTTGACGCACCCAGGATGCAGCGCGTGGACGACCGTCGTGATGATCGACGTGACTTCCGCGAGGACCGCCGGGACGATCGGCGCGACTTCCGGCAGGAGCGCCGCGAAGACCGCCGCGACTACAGGCACGACCGCCGCGCCGACCACCGCGACTACCGCCATGGCGCACAACCCCGCTACTACTACCAGGCCCGGGGCCCGGAGTTCCAGCGCGGTCGCTACATCCCCTACGAATACCGCAGCCGCCAGTACGTGGTGGTGAACCCCCGGCAGCACCACCTGTACGCACCGCCGCGCGGTCAGCAGTGGGTGCAGGTGGGGGGCGACTATGTGCTGGTGGCCATCGCCACCGGCCTGATCGTCAACCTGATCCTCAACAACTGA
- a CDS encoding SOS response-associated peptidase, with product MSTHFESLQLASLYPDAFNVPAPDTPAGRDVWPRKPGLFIRSAATAPAAEGAEPEKPTFELVAGQFGLVPTWVKSASDAKLRSTKLVNARSEIVTTSNNFREAWLGARRCVVPMMSFREDDFRSGKAVPTRITRVDGKPMGVAGLWECWKGAGDEVIVSFCLLTVNANSHALMHRYGQPGSEKRMPAILNEGAYTAWLTASHPEKAREFMRAYSAALLTANPVQK from the coding sequence ATGAGCACCCACTTCGAGAGCCTCCAGCTCGCCAGCCTGTACCCCGACGCCTTCAACGTACCCGCACCCGACACGCCCGCCGGGCGCGATGTGTGGCCACGCAAGCCGGGCCTGTTCATCCGGTCGGCGGCCACCGCGCCGGCCGCCGAGGGCGCTGAGCCCGAGAAGCCCACCTTCGAGCTCGTCGCGGGCCAGTTCGGCCTGGTGCCCACCTGGGTCAAGTCGGCGTCAGATGCCAAGCTGCGTTCGACCAAGCTGGTCAATGCGCGCTCGGAGATCGTGACCACCTCCAACAATTTCCGCGAAGCGTGGCTTGGCGCGCGGCGCTGCGTCGTGCCCATGATGTCGTTTCGGGAAGACGACTTTCGCAGCGGCAAGGCCGTGCCCACGCGCATCACCCGGGTGGACGGCAAGCCCATGGGCGTGGCGGGCTTGTGGGAATGCTGGAAAGGGGCGGGAGACGAGGTCATCGTGAGCTTCTGCCTGCTCACGGTGAACGCCAACAGCCACGCCCTGATGCACCGCTACGGCCAACCCGGCAGCGAAAAACGCATGCCGGCCATCTTGAACGAGGGCGCCTACACCGCCTGGCTGACCGCGTCCCACCCCGAGAAGGCGCGCGAGTTCATGCGGGCCTATTCCGCCGCCTTGCTCACCGCGAATCCGGTGCAGAAGTGA
- a CDS encoding diguanylate cyclase domain-containing protein — protein sequence MPVTETAVWSAMLGGLLTLSAVALGDALASRSRGSLRNLLFVLIAGASCVVMTGLPEVFFPEMPERLMMVLKASLGPLAGAMALYFLGTWLGGVREDALVHNLTALGGTAIFLVALALTAMSLQVDPTDFHALLMLAATVNLIPVLLGLVAVIRAAKLGDPLARWMGAGMVCLAVATVGLYARGLSVQGLGLGTWLATAVFTLAYFLIASVLGLVRNRYNRELARLARLEKGVEPATGLPTGAALLSEVEHVFWRAARRGGVCTVVCLHVSNLYELADAPGRGTEHQILTTLAARVRRAAGFRCVVGLYHPRCFVVVLSSDKVNKAAFETLTRLRSTVAMPLSVMDAKQTYQPFTPQLGMGVITLEPDGSSPMEVINQAERRALAEVGEARESSHPRSQHDIDTAPGTLL from the coding sequence ATGCCTGTAACTGAAACTGCTGTGTGGTCGGCCATGCTGGGGGGCTTGTTGACCTTGTCCGCCGTGGCGCTGGGCGACGCGCTGGCCAGCCGCTCCAGGGGATCGTTGCGCAACCTGCTCTTCGTGTTGATCGCTGGCGCCAGTTGTGTGGTCATGACGGGTCTGCCCGAGGTGTTTTTTCCGGAGATGCCCGAGCGCTTGATGATGGTTCTCAAGGCCAGCCTGGGGCCGCTGGCGGGCGCCATGGCGCTGTACTTTCTGGGCACCTGGCTGGGCGGTGTGCGCGAAGACGCGCTGGTGCACAACCTCACCGCGCTGGGCGGCACGGCCATCTTTCTGGTGGCGCTGGCCCTGACAGCCATGTCCCTGCAGGTGGACCCGACGGATTTCCATGCGCTGCTCATGCTGGCGGCCACGGTCAACCTGATACCGGTGCTGCTGGGCCTGGTGGCGGTCATTCGCGCGGCCAAGCTGGGCGACCCGCTGGCGCGCTGGATGGGTGCGGGCATGGTGTGCCTGGCGGTCGCCACGGTGGGGCTTTATGCGCGAGGCTTGAGCGTGCAGGGGCTGGGCCTGGGCACCTGGCTGGCCACCGCCGTGTTCACCCTGGCCTATTTCCTCATCGCGTCGGTGCTGGGCCTGGTGCGCAACCGGTACAACCGCGAACTGGCACGCCTCGCGCGCCTGGAGAAAGGTGTGGAGCCCGCCACGGGCCTGCCCACCGGGGCGGCGCTGCTCTCCGAGGTCGAACACGTTTTCTGGCGCGCGGCGCGACGCGGCGGCGTCTGCACCGTGGTCTGTCTGCATGTGAGCAACCTGTATGAGCTGGCCGATGCACCCGGACGAGGTACGGAACACCAGATCCTCACGACGCTGGCGGCCCGGGTGCGCCGCGCGGCGGGCTTTCGGTGCGTGGTGGGGCTCTACCACCCGCGTTGCTTTGTGGTGGTGCTCTCCAGCGACAAGGTCAACAAGGCGGCATTCGAGACGTTGACCCGCCTGCGCTCCACTGTGGCCATGCCACTGTCCGTGATGGATGCGAAGCAGACCTACCAGCCGTTCACACCCCAACTGGGCATGGGGGTGATCACGCTCGAACCCGACGGCTCCTCGCCGATGGAGGTGATCAACCAGGCCGAACGCCGTGCCCTGGCCGAGGTGGGCGAAGCCCGGGAGTCGTCCCACCCCCGTTCGCAGCACGACATCGACACGGCGCCGGGGACGCTGCTGTGA
- a CDS encoding SRPBCC family protein codes for MTTGTVTLHRVFAAPPERVYRAFLDPDAMAKWLPPHGFTGRVLEMNATVGGSYRMQFTNLSNGQVHVFGGRYLELVPFERIVNTDVFDDPGLAGEMRTTVTLKAVSVGTEMHVVQAGIPAAIPVEGCYLGWQDSLQLLGLLVTPEIPAG; via the coding sequence ATGACCACCGGCACCGTCACCCTGCACCGCGTATTCGCAGCACCGCCCGAGCGTGTGTACCGCGCCTTTCTCGACCCCGACGCCATGGCCAAGTGGTTGCCGCCGCACGGCTTCACGGGCCGGGTCCTGGAGATGAACGCTACCGTCGGTGGCAGCTACCGCATGCAGTTCACCAACCTGAGCAATGGTCAGGTACACGTTTTCGGCGGCAGGTACCTGGAGCTGGTCCCCTTTGAGCGCATCGTCAACACCGATGTGTTCGATGACCCCGGCCTGGCGGGCGAGATGCGCACCACGGTCACGCTCAAGGCGGTGTCGGTGGGCACCGAGATGCATGTGGTGCAGGCGGGCATTCCCGCCGCCATTCCGGTGGAGGGTTGTTACCTGGGCTGGCAGGACTCGCTGCAACTGCTCGGGTTGCTGGTGACGCCCGAGATTCCGGCCGGATAA
- the pcp gene encoding pyroglutamyl-peptidase I, giving the protein MTKKILLTGFDAFGGAALNPSWLAVKALHGRQIRGHTVVAAQLPTVFDASLHELNALLKVHRPALVVCVGQAGGRSALSLERVAINVNDAPIADNAGAQPVDTAVKPGAPAAYFTSLPIKAMLAALQAEGVAAEVSQTAGTFVCNHVFYGLMHALATQRGLKHTRGGFVHVPWLPEQGTPSMLLDDIVRGLRLAVRCAMLVGQDTALGAGTTN; this is encoded by the coding sequence ATGACGAAGAAGATCCTGCTCACCGGTTTTGACGCCTTCGGCGGCGCTGCCCTGAACCCCAGCTGGCTGGCCGTGAAAGCGCTGCACGGCCGGCAGATCCGCGGGCACACGGTGGTGGCCGCACAGCTGCCCACCGTGTTTGACGCATCGCTGCATGAACTGAACGCGTTGTTGAAAGTGCACCGGCCCGCGCTGGTGGTCTGCGTGGGCCAGGCCGGCGGGCGCAGCGCGCTGTCGCTGGAGCGCGTGGCCATCAACGTGAACGACGCGCCCATCGCCGACAACGCCGGGGCGCAGCCTGTGGACACGGCAGTGAAGCCCGGCGCTCCGGCGGCCTATTTCACAAGCCTGCCCATCAAGGCCATGCTGGCCGCGCTGCAAGCCGAGGGCGTGGCGGCCGAGGTGTCGCAGACCGCCGGCACCTTCGTCTGCAACCACGTGTTTTACGGGTTGATGCACGCGCTGGCCACGCAGCGAGGCTTGAAGCACACGCGCGGCGGGTTTGTGCACGTGCCCTGGCTGCCGGAGCAGGGCACACCCAGCATGCTGCTGGACGACATCGTGCGAGGGCTGCGGCTGGCGGTGCGCTGCGCGATGCTGGTGGGGCAAGACACGGCGCTCGGTGCGGGCACCACGAACTGA
- a CDS encoding HugZ family pyridoxamine 5'-phosphate oxidase, which translates to MDASDSAALMSLLRTQPVASLATLHKGAPAVSMVPFALLPDGAGFVIHVSQLATHTQDMLQNPAVALLVTAPLAAADSPLALPRASVQGRARQCPPDSPGYEQARQAYLAKLPDAEPLFSFGDFSLFIIEPESLRWVAGFGRAMSLVGERLRAVVSGDCARMAGCCASPINPK; encoded by the coding sequence ATGGACGCCTCCGACTCCGCTGCTTTGATGTCTCTGCTGCGCACGCAGCCCGTGGCCTCGCTGGCCACGCTGCACAAGGGCGCGCCCGCCGTGTCCATGGTGCCGTTTGCGCTGCTGCCCGACGGCGCGGGCTTCGTCATTCATGTGAGCCAGCTGGCCACCCACACGCAGGACATGCTGCAGAACCCGGCGGTGGCGCTGCTGGTGACGGCGCCGCTGGCCGCTGCAGACTCACCGCTGGCCCTGCCCCGCGCCAGCGTGCAAGGCCGGGCGCGGCAGTGCCCGCCAGACTCGCCCGGGTACGAGCAGGCGCGCCAGGCTTACCTGGCCAAACTGCCCGACGCCGAGCCCTTGTTTTCGTTTGGGGACTTTTCGCTCTTCATCATCGAGCCCGAATCACTGCGCTGGGTGGCCGGCTTTGGACGGGCCATGTCGCTTGTGGGTGAGCGCCTGCGGGCTGTCGTGAGTGGCGACTGTGCTCGTATGGCTGGATGTTGTGCTTCACCGATAAACCCCAAATAA
- a CDS encoding DUF4399 domain-containing protein, whose product MIPSPRTAHLGLMAATLLVLAGCASRDHAAMHAMHHGSSMSTAAPTAPAQISASTPALSSGYKKVASAPEAKVYFINLYNGATVSNPVKLVFGLSGMGVAPAGVEKAGTGHHHLLVDVAAVDANAPLPANDQYRHFGLGQTEASVELKPGTHTLQLIVADQNHIPHHPVVISERITITVK is encoded by the coding sequence ATGATCCCATCCCCGCGCACCGCGCACCTCGGCCTGATGGCAGCCACCCTGCTCGTGCTGGCCGGCTGCGCCAGCCGCGACCACGCGGCCATGCACGCCATGCACCACGGCAGCTCGATGAGCACCGCGGCACCCACGGCACCAGCCCAGATCTCGGCCAGCACACCCGCGCTGTCTTCGGGCTACAAGAAGGTGGCCTCGGCACCCGAAGCCAAGGTGTATTTCATCAACCTCTACAACGGTGCGACCGTGAGCAACCCGGTGAAGCTGGTGTTTGGTCTCAGCGGCATGGGCGTGGCCCCCGCCGGCGTGGAGAAAGCCGGCACCGGCCACCACCACCTGCTGGTGGATGTGGCCGCTGTCGATGCCAATGCGCCACTGCCCGCCAACGACCAATACCGCCATTTCGGCCTGGGCCAGACCGAGGCCAGCGTGGAACTCAAACCCGGCACCCACACCTTGCAGCTGATCGTGGCCGACCAGAACCACATCCCGCACCACCCAGTGGTGATCAGCGAGCGCATCACCATCACGGTGAAGTGA
- a CDS encoding tRNA-uridine aminocarboxypropyltransferase, protein MTFVLAPAPETCPGHAVSHLRARRLAASAKPFVARGSGGGRCAGCRLIASHCLCALRPRVATRAGVCLVMGDIEALKPSNTGWLVADVVADTWAFGWTRTGVEPGLLALLADPQWQPVLVFPGEFVSPERVVTDLPPAGQGGRKPLFVLLDGTWSEARKMFRKSPYLDALPVLSLHPDQVSNYRLRRSARESHFCTSEVAALCLALAGETHAAQSLAAWLDVFTTHYLSAKRSVVLDRESEPHQRLRALAVSDPALYPAGISGVTSNPSSCSESCQPR, encoded by the coding sequence ATGACCTTTGTGTTGGCCCCAGCGCCAGAAACCTGCCCCGGCCACGCCGTCTCCCACCTGCGAGCCCGGCGCCTGGCCGCCAGCGCCAAACCCTTCGTGGCCCGGGGCTCGGGCGGTGGGCGTTGCGCCGGCTGCCGTCTCATCGCCAGCCACTGCCTGTGCGCCTTGCGTCCGAGGGTGGCCACGCGCGCCGGGGTGTGCCTGGTCATGGGTGACATCGAGGCCCTCAAACCCAGCAACACCGGCTGGCTGGTGGCCGATGTGGTGGCCGACACCTGGGCCTTTGGCTGGACCCGCACCGGGGTAGAGCCGGGTCTGCTGGCCCTGCTGGCCGACCCGCAGTGGCAGCCCGTGCTGGTCTTTCCGGGTGAATTTGTGTCGCCCGAGCGGGTGGTGACCGACCTGCCGCCCGCCGGGCAAGGGGGCAGGAAGCCGCTGTTCGTGTTGCTTGACGGCACCTGGTCCGAAGCCCGCAAGATGTTTCGCAAGAGCCCCTATCTGGATGCGCTGCCCGTGCTCAGCCTGCACCCCGATCAGGTGTCCAACTACCGGCTGCGGCGCTCCGCGCGCGAGAGCCATTTCTGCACCTCGGAGGTGGCGGCGCTGTGCCTGGCGCTGGCCGGCGAGACCCACGCTGCACAGAGCCTGGCGGCCTGGCTCGACGTGTTCACCACGCACTACCTCAGCGCCAAACGCAGCGTGGTGCTCGACCGCGAGAGCGAGCCACACCAGCGACTGCGCGCGCTGGCTGTTTCGGACCCAGCCCTTTATCCGGCCGGAATCTCGGGCGTCACCAGCAACCCGAGCAGTTGCAGCGAGTCCTGCCAGCCCAGGTAA
- a CDS encoding RidA family protein, whose protein sequence is MSARDVVFPAGRQALYEKNRYSPAIRSNGFLFVSGQVGSRPDGSPEPELKAQVKRAFDNLNAILSAAGCTFKDVVDVTVFIVDPEPKFETIWTELTGHWGDAPYPTLTGVGVTWLYGFDFEIKVIAKLPEAMAA, encoded by the coding sequence ATGTCTGCACGTGATGTTGTTTTTCCGGCCGGGCGCCAGGCGCTGTATGAAAAAAACCGCTACTCGCCCGCGATCCGGTCCAACGGCTTTTTGTTCGTCTCGGGGCAGGTGGGCAGCCGCCCCGATGGCTCGCCCGAGCCCGAGCTGAAAGCGCAAGTGAAGCGCGCGTTCGACAACCTGAACGCCATCCTCTCGGCCGCCGGCTGCACCTTCAAGGACGTGGTGGATGTGACTGTCTTCATCGTCGACCCCGAGCCCAAGTTTGAAACCATCTGGACAGAGCTCACCGGTCACTGGGGCGACGCACCGTACCCCACGCTCACCGGCGTGGGCGTGACCTGGCTCTACGGCTTTGATTTCGAGATCAAGGTGATTGCGAAGCTGCCGGAGGCCATGGCGGCCTGA
- a CDS encoding thioredoxin fold domain-containing protein — MKFRHLALPLIASLALLSACSKQDATGTPTSAADTAPIPAAQALEVLAAQGKGFTAGTLMSANAVYVLFDAQCPHCGHLWESSLPLQSKVKFVWLPVSLLNAKSAPQGAAIMTAANPVEAMTAHEKSLLAGQGGTAASASIAPEVEAAIKANTALLDRLGATSVPFVVAKNLRTGAVVTNAGSLDTEPLAKLLGLGQP; from the coding sequence ATGAAATTCCGACACCTCGCCCTGCCCCTGATCGCCTCGCTGGCCCTGCTTTCGGCCTGCTCGAAGCAAGACGCCACCGGCACCCCGACCAGCGCGGCCGACACGGCGCCGATCCCTGCCGCTCAGGCACTCGAGGTGCTGGCGGCACAAGGCAAGGGCTTCACCGCCGGCACGCTCATGAGCGCCAATGCGGTGTACGTGCTGTTCGACGCGCAATGCCCGCACTGCGGCCATTTGTGGGAGTCGTCCTTGCCGCTGCAGTCCAAGGTCAAGTTCGTCTGGCTGCCGGTGTCCTTGCTCAACGCCAAGAGCGCGCCGCAAGGTGCCGCGATCATGACGGCGGCCAACCCGGTCGAGGCCATGACGGCGCACGAAAAATCGCTGCTCGCCGGCCAGGGCGGCACGGCGGCCTCGGCCAGCATCGCACCCGAGGTGGAAGCCGCCATCAAGGCCAACACCGCACTGCTCGATCGCCTGGGCGCCACCTCGGTGCCCTTCGTGGTGGCGAAGAACCTGCGCACCGGCGCGGTGGTCACCAACGCGGGTTCGCTCGACACCGAGCCACTGGCCAAACTCCTCGGCCTCGGGCAGCCTTGA
- a CDS encoding LysR family transcriptional regulator has translation MDRFDAMQAFARVVEAGSFTKAAQTLHMSKTTVTQLVQQLEARLRVKLLNRTTRQVKITADGAAYYERVVRLLADMEDADTSLSSALAAPRGRLRVDVPSPLARLILMPALPAFHARYPEIQLHMGVSDRMVDLIGDNVDCVLRGGEITDPSLVARHVGDLPLGVYAAPAYLQRAGTPRHPSELEDTHHRTVGYLRARSGTVAPMGLHRDGERIHVQGRHVVAVDDGNAYLAAGVAGMGVLWLPQYMAQAHAARGELVPLFDGWQFDAMPMYVAFPPNRHVSAKLRAFIDWVVELMAVHAPLASRPGKPNS, from the coding sequence ATGGACCGTTTCGATGCGATGCAGGCCTTTGCCCGTGTGGTGGAAGCCGGCAGCTTCACCAAGGCGGCACAGACGCTGCACATGAGCAAGACCACGGTGACGCAGCTGGTGCAACAGCTCGAAGCGCGGCTGCGCGTGAAGCTGCTCAACCGCACCACGCGGCAGGTGAAGATCACCGCCGATGGCGCCGCTTATTACGAGCGCGTGGTGCGCCTGCTGGCCGACATGGAAGACGCGGACACCAGCCTCTCCAGCGCCTTGGCCGCGCCGCGCGGGCGCCTGCGTGTGGACGTGCCCAGCCCGCTGGCCCGCCTGATCCTGATGCCGGCGCTGCCAGCCTTTCACGCGCGCTACCCCGAGATCCAATTGCACATGGGCGTGAGCGACCGCATGGTGGACCTGATCGGCGACAACGTGGACTGCGTGTTGCGCGGCGGCGAGATCACCGACCCGTCGCTGGTGGCCCGCCACGTGGGCGACCTGCCGCTGGGCGTGTATGCCGCACCGGCCTACCTGCAGCGCGCCGGAACGCCGCGGCACCCCAGTGAGCTGGAAGACACCCACCACCGCACGGTGGGCTACCTGCGCGCGCGCAGCGGCACGGTGGCGCCCATGGGCTTGCACCGCGATGGCGAGCGCATCCATGTGCAGGGGCGCCATGTGGTGGCGGTGGACGACGGCAACGCCTACCTCGCGGCCGGCGTGGCGGGCATGGGCGTGTTGTGGCTGCCGCAGTACATGGCCCAAGCCCACGCAGCACGCGGCGAACTGGTGCCGCTGTTCGACGGCTGGCAATTCGATGCGATGCCGATGTATGTGGCCTTCCCGCCCAACCGCCATGTGAGTGCGAAACTGCGGGCCTTCATCGACTGGGTGGTGGAGCTGATGGCGGTGCATGCGCCGCTGGCTTCGCGGCCGGGCAAACCCAATTCCTGA
- a CDS encoding DUF938 domain-containing protein, whose protein sequence is MTTLPSSPAADRNKQPILETLQRVLPERGMALEIASGTGQHATWFAAGLPGWQWQPTDLQSTAMVTIAAWIEQAGARNVLPPMRLDVMCEQWPDEGDLFGEAFGETFDAVYCANMLHIAPWAACAGLMRGAARVLAPGGVLITYGPYLEDGVPTSPGNLAFDESLRNTHPDWGIRHLAQVAQQAQEVGLHLRERHAMPANNLLLVWSREPTDPA, encoded by the coding sequence ATGACCACCCTGCCCTCCAGCCCCGCCGCCGACCGCAACAAGCAGCCCATTCTGGAAACCCTGCAGCGGGTGCTGCCCGAGCGCGGCATGGCGCTGGAGATCGCATCCGGCACGGGACAACACGCCACCTGGTTTGCCGCCGGTCTGCCCGGCTGGCAGTGGCAGCCCACCGACCTGCAATCAACCGCGATGGTCACCATCGCCGCCTGGATCGAACAGGCGGGCGCACGCAATGTGCTGCCGCCCATGCGGCTGGACGTGATGTGCGAACAGTGGCCCGACGAGGGCGATCTGTTTGGTGAAGCGTTCGGCGAGACCTTTGACGCCGTCTACTGCGCCAACATGCTGCACATCGCTCCCTGGGCCGCGTGTGCCGGGCTCATGCGCGGCGCGGCGCGCGTGCTGGCGCCCGGCGGTGTGCTCATCACCTACGGCCCCTACCTTGAAGACGGTGTGCCCACTTCGCCGGGCAATCTCGCGTTTGACGAGAGCCTACGCAACACCCACCCGGACTGGGGCATCCGCCACCTCGCCCAGGTGGCGCAGCAGGCGCAGGAGGTCGGGCTGCACCTGCGCGAGCGCCACGCCATGCCGGCCAACAACCTGCTGCTGGTGTGGAGCCGGGAACCAACGGACCCCGCCTGA
- a CDS encoding DUF427 domain-containing protein, which yields MKATWNGAVIAESDDTVVLEGNHYFPESSLNRDHVTFSNHRTSCPWKGQASYYSLLVNGELNSDAAWYYADPKPEADEIRGRVAFWKGVKVAP from the coding sequence ATGAAGGCCACCTGGAACGGCGCCGTGATCGCCGAGAGCGACGACACGGTGGTGCTTGAGGGCAACCACTACTTTCCCGAGAGTTCGCTCAACCGCGACCATGTGACCTTCAGCAACCACCGCACCAGCTGCCCCTGGAAGGGCCAGGCGAGCTACTACTCGCTGCTGGTCAACGGTGAGCTCAACAGCGACGCGGCCTGGTACTACGCGGACCCCAAGCCCGAAGCCGACGAGATCCGCGGGCGTGTCGCCTTCTGGAAAGGCGTGAAGGTCGCGCCCTGA